In Phragmites australis chromosome 18, lpPhrAust1.1, whole genome shotgun sequence, the genomic window TGTTAAAAGTATTAGAAACTAGGATGAAGGGTGCCCgaagtacctgagggtggatgcacagggctcgatctacgaggctgcgtcgagacttgtgcaggcggacctaatgaatgtttaataataataagtaaatgatattgttcaatattattcaaaagtataattcgcaCCATGTTGCTCCGagcctccatgacgtggtagaaggggtcgtgtgggtgccgacacggaAGAACGTCGatgcacgtctgacggccgagatgACTCGACGTGTACACcactcgacctgggaggcggccctgctacatctgtggtagatcggcaggaggtgagcttcaaggcgcgcgtcgtcttgtcgaaaacccgtttAATGAAGCTTGCAACAACCGACACACTTAGGTGGTGCCCTTaccggacgcggtccatggcagcagctgcatccctatttacatcataaagGATATCTGTCTACGAATACGAACAGAAGTGAACAATtacagtatacggttatgttcgtTCAATATGGACTACGaacttcaaaaagttacttactgctaaTGCGGCGTCCttgtcccaatgcaccgggtatgcctccgttgtcaacgcgatgtggggccgaacatcctcaggggtgtaggtgacacgggtccgcgtacgtggtacataccaccgtaggtactccctgaagttcAGCTCACTGTGGggacgagcctcctccacgatgtcctgtagcgcttgggcccatttTGCCatgtaaggggccaagcgctctgcccagaggttgccagctggctggtCTTTCCGtgtgtacctgcattgaaaccacggtaaatgtaagtcatagtgaaacgaaggttgctaaaactataattttgcaaatgtacctgtggacttgcacgggGACGCTACGAATgtggacgagcgggaatgcctggtgacggccaaactatTGCATGACGcgatgcggtgagtactcttcgacgtagatgtcgaagacacaAGGGGCGccttcgtgagccagtactcctcgtcgcgggtgcacaagggtgacaaacccaaccctgcaCGTGCCTGCACGGACGGAATACTGTATGgttcccataccacatcgtcaggacgtagcctgtcaaactgggtacgaaaatgctcgtacgcgctgcgaggctgctcgtgcgcccagtgtggctgagtgacaaacatcaatacaaatatttagaGACAAACAGAATACGAaggaaactgttaatgtaaaatacgtacccgacgacgacaccacatcgaggccatagtaggcgcgtcctcgtccggctcgccgtaccattcctctgggtacggggagcggtccaccacagGCCTGtctatggcgaaatgctcgtacgaccacagcTGAAGAAGGagtggacacccggcgaaaatggctagtgcctccttcttcgtgcatgtgtcgcagagcgcccgatacgtcgcagcaagaacagcggatgcccagctgaactgcggtacgtcctccgcatcagcgtccgctatcgaccgggcgtacggcacaagcgtcctggtaaccaggtggccttggccactagtgaacattacccacccaaacaaccaaagcaggaaggcctctaaatgtctcgagaccgcgtatgcgttggcgtgtgggtgtatgtacgccggctgcacatatgactggtgtcagaaaggatcattacgacatactatattagtattcgataggttgtatgttaccatacctggaactgtaggatccacttcttcgttggccctcgtacATCGGATAAGAAATCAGGCAtgtaggggggtgcgtccgcctttcgctccaccgggccaaagtgctgatgcatgtcgttcatccagttagcctgcatatcgatgaccccaaccgcagctcccgcgcaaggaaggcctaagaggtaggagacgtcctgcagggtcggggtcatctcgccgcacgggaggtggaacgtatgtgtctccagcctccaacggtcgaccagtgctgctatcagcgaccgatcaaagtagaaacgacaggccgcaacctcggggttctccgtcgatcgggcctcgaccaaccggcaaagcggtaggagtccggccgctgccaacctataagtgttgcagtatatcaataatatggaacaacatcagtgatatggcaattttGTATTAAATTTTCGAAGTATCTGTGCTTCCATCGCTCATCtatcgtcagcagctctccagggcctcgtggtcgaaacactcctagctccgtctggtgctcgacggataagaagctgcgatgcttcttgtccacggcagggtctaaaagctcgggggtcgcaaGGTgagccatatctgcatttgaaagacatgcacattaatacattgttaaataaatacagtaacaatatactttgaatgcaaattaactatatgcgaaattaacgaatattaaaatggtacaaaacaagcacaacgcacataaaactcacctagacaacaggtgcatcaccgcatgcatttttgggacaatatttataagtgtggcctacttcattgcactgactgcatcgcttaatcctagggccagcctcggattcatccatatcgttgcgaatccgacgagtttgtcttcggcccggtgtgttcttcatctttcccaaattaggcacatatattcttgcaggacctgggttacttgtaaaagtgtcaacaatgccgtaaccatacagctcctggttccaggtgttgagtatttgatctttcataaaatactgtgacacatattgcctgggaagcatatggtgctccgcgcacgtaGCTATggcgtgtgtacaaggtttgtggagtaattatggcttctgacaactacatatgtatgtcccactccttagcacacactcttgaacatgccgctcacgtctacccccctccgacccttgtcccgacacaggacactgaacctgtgctctgcagtgtcctcttgatttgcgcgatgcatgtggaccttcttattagccttctccatatactcacatagcatccgtccgtaaagcatacgattatcCTCCATTACAagcttagcagctgcataccgatcaataaagtacttacaggtcccatgcaaaatgtcttctacaattccaactagtggtagggacctcattcctcgcatgacccagttataaacctctgcaaggtttgtagtcattactccataccttgcaccaccactgtcgtacaacagagcccatttttcattcggctcattgcgtatccactgtgagaagctcttaatagatgagcctgatctccttacaatctgcggagtatcggttgggagaggaccgagagctattggttcatcaccgttaggtgcagcctccgcagtttgttttagagtcagttcatcaagtcttgcccataatgcattgaacttacgttgctggttctgactgcataacttcttgaagagcttcattaactctttgtttttaaactgtctgtagaagttcgcacccatatggcacatgcaccacctgcttttgagatcgggccactgtgctgccacaccccgtcgcacgctaccatgttgcatatccagcaaagcctgcaataatcctgcatgtctatcatgaatgagacacacatctggtcggtcaagaacaattgcatgtttaacccgctctaggaaccaataccagctgtccccgttctcactctccacgaaagcaaaccctactggcaggacttggttgttactgtcgacccctattgcagacaaaatctgctatttgtacttcccagtcaggaatgttccatctaggcatatgatgggtcggcaatatctaaatgctttgatggttgcagcgaatgcaaagaaagcacgctgcaacactctttttccgctgtactccacatcagtagaggggtaatgcttgatatcatagtagctgcctggatttcttgcacaaattatagctaattgacgaggtagattgtgatatgaatcttcatatgtaccgaacctcatctcaatagccttttgtttcacCCTTCATGcattcgcatagtttattgtgtactggaacctttgctcaatagcacggattattgatcgtggctcataccttaggttgtccacaatctctccgtacataacatttgcaatgaaagcagaagataggttccggtgggcgaactctatttcctcattgtgacaattatgttccttaactattgagcattgccagtagtctacccatttttCTCTGAAtacgtgcacccgccaagggcactgaggcactAAGCatttcacatcgtactctcttttacttgatttaacagcCTTGAATTGCCTatgaagagacaacgaccagaatttcactgcatcaataactgcctcttttgtagggtacatagcaccctgtgacacctcattctcatggtactgccacgatgtccggtcagcctcgctaaccaccaacttcgaaaattcatgatcccgccactctgcaggaactggagcattaccctcctcatcagccGAATCCCCATTGGCAAGggcttcctccaactcttcatcctccaaatccatatcttcactgatgctagggatgtgctccccttcatcagctacacccatcggttgcagctctagaacatcaccaacttcctccctggaccctacattagctgcctctgactcatcttccactgcctcacttggtcctgctactacttctgcagagttcacctcattttgatctttcaggtacgcctcagctaacaaaacaagcggcaggtcacgttcacagcatatatctacatactgcctccaagttgatgtggcttcgatgggaacaagctcaccaaagtatccatgactagcacggctcaagACAGCTTttaacttcagctcatattgctgcggatcaagttggaaaaaccgcatgagccatttgcacacacccacaatagtcctctcattagctttactaagccccttcatgatatgacgaaatccagacagatctacactgTTAGGActgtacctaatttcaccctcaccataatatatctgaaaaattaatttatctgccatccttGAAAACACtcgcaaacataacccatgttaaaacaacaaactatatttctgattatcggataaaataatttctaaatgctaccctaggttcgcaaattatcatctactgttgcctcctacgtccacaggtacaaataatatactaaaaataatatactacaaataatatactaaaaaataatatactaaaaataatattctatattgaactactatcgtaccattttctaaataaatttgacaattttctaaaccctaggtcataaatgtctaaaatctatgtcatatactactgctgcactaattaacaacaataaaaaggaaaaaaagacttacccaaaattttccttcaaatccgcggcccaaatgcagcaggacttcgccgacctctcttcctctcctctcctctcctctcctctcctctcttctcaacttttccttttttctggatttttatgaatttttgaccATTTTTCGGCCTTTTTATAGCAGAGGGCGGCCGGGCGGGCACTGCGGCGCGGTAGGCGGGGAGGACCTCTTACCGCCCCCTCAAGGGGCGGTAAGGcgtctgaccgggcgggcaggccgtacccgccctctgaggggacggttaggcctaccgccctctcagggagcGGTTAGGACCCCTAACCGCCCTATTAGAGGGCTGCAGGCGTCTAATTTTACAAATACATCCGctgggaatctatttatttaaatttttataaaaaaatataaaaataaaaaaactcccgCAACCACCATGCTTTTACACACGCGCTTTGGGCCATACCCATGCATCTGCAAGTGGCGTGCACGCCGGCCTGCTTTATTGCGGCAGGCCGGCATGCATGCGCCGCTTGGGTCGGGCCACAACCGTCGTTCAGAGAGAAATTCTTGGCTAGTGTTGTCACTATCCTGATAAACATAAGCTCTCCTTTTCCTTCATAGAAAAACTTTCTGTTGGTTGGTACGCATTTAGAAGTACAGTAACAAATAAGGGGTTTAACCTACCTTTCTTAAAGGATGAACAAACAATACTCCACTTGAGAAGGATGAGACCTTTCTCTTCTCTGAGCTGCTCTTTGGGCCCTCGAGATGATCTTTCTATCTATCTTGTTGCGTTCCTAATTGTTTGGACTTTGGACAAAGTCAGAAAGGCCCAGATAAACTCGGCCTGGCGAGTGGCAACCCGTTCTCCAAACGGTGGTCCGTCCGTGATGGGCTATGCTTGTCGTGGAAGACGATGCATTTGCATGTCAACTTTGGACGAACAAGCCACCATTTTCACAGAGAAACAACCTGATAATCTTTTGCGTTCAACGGATCATTGGTCTTCGCGGTTAGAAGCTGCGGAAGGAgcaggatgatccagcgttggaATCCCATCGGTTCGACCAGTTGGCACTTGGTCTCAGTGCATCCCCTGCATTGATACAGAGCTCCACCGGGGAAAGATGACGATCTCAACGATATCCTAATCCAATCTGAATTGTTGCCAAAGTGTAGCTCCTGGATGCAGCCAACTCGACAGTAACTGGGAGAAGCGAGCGCGAAAATTATGGACAGgaacagaagcaaaatcagcACTGATCAGGGCAAAACAAGATCATCTTGGTTAATTAATCTCTGatgaacaagaacaacaacaagaagaagagcacaTCGCATCCGCGTTAATTACATTTACATGGCAACGATAAGGGCGCCTAGTGTAATTAAGCATCACGCTACAGCTACAAgtagtaggaggaggaggacgaggagggccCGACGCCAAGGCCGACGGCGGCGACGCCCCGCGCATCGGACGGCAGGAGAACGAGCATGAGCAGGACGGCGAAGATGGCGACGGGCACGAGGAGGaagagcagcggcggcgggggaaGCGGGGGCAGGAGCAGCGGCAGCACCAGCATCGTCGCCGTCACGCACgccagcagcgccgccgcctccgcacCCAGGtagctcccgccgccgccgtctccccCACCGTCGCTCCTCACGCTCCCTCTCCTCGACAGCGCCCGCGCCGGCCGCTTCGCCGTGGCCGCCGGAGGCGGGAACCCCGCGTGTCCCCTCGCGGGGGCGAAGGCGCCGGCGGCCATGATGTCGTGGTGCAGCCGAAGCCCGTCTGCTCGCATCTAAGTCGGAGCAATGGCGCGGAGATTCCACTGGACGCGCCTCCTCCGCCGATGGCTCGATCTCCTCGGTTCTTGGTTGGGAGCGGAAGCGAAGCAAGAAGGGTAAGAGAGATGCGGCGGCCGGCGGGTGGGCTGGCTCCTGTTGTGCTGGGGAATGGACGGAGTCACTGGTGTGCTGCTTGGCTTCGAGCTCTTCACTTCATTTTTATAGGAGTGGAGCAGTAAACCATGGACGATTGATTTCACTCGGAATcgaaaaatattatataactaATCAAATTATAGTTTACTAATCAGAAAACATTAAATTAGttataaaactaaaaatattatataactaACCGAAAAACATTAAACTTGATAAAATTAAGATTTAATCTTAGATTGGACTACTATTAGAGTGAAATCACATTACAGGATCCTGATCCTATGATGTGGTTTTCCACTTGGGTTGCACACGTGGACCGTGTCTTTTGAGCATATTGATGGACAGTTGGAGAGTGATGTGGATAAAGGAGGATCCACGGCAGCAGTGCCCCGTTCCTTTCGTAGGATTTTGTTTagaaaaaaactcataaaatttTATCTATGTTATTTATTCTGtgaataaaaaggaaaaagagataGTTAACGTGTATCGTTACGGGAGAAAAGATTTTGGTAAAATCGGATCTATAAATTTTGCTTCTCCCCTCCCATACCATGGGCGCAGCCACGgttatccatccatccatcgatGTCGCCCGGTTTGCGAGGTGCATGCACCTTCGCCTTCACTCTGAAGCTGTCATCGGCCCAGTTCCCTGTACCGTCGTTCTCACGACGAAAGCATCCTTGTCACTCACTCAGCCACTGACTTGAGCTGAGCAGAGCATCGACCAAAAGCATGGTATCGCACAGGCCATTTCCGTTGCCATCGCAGACGGCCGCTGATGAGCGATGGGCGGAGGATAGGATGGAGATGAACCTCGTCGTGCCTGATTCAGAGGGTCTGACCCCGTACGTGCTTCGTCATCTCCTGATGCGGAATCCAGTGAGAGCGATCGAGCTACCTGCCAGCAGATTTCTTCGTTGCGTTAATGGCAAGTGGCGTCCTGGCTGCAGCCTGAAAAGCATCAGCGGGCATCGAGTAATTGGCAGCAGATCAGACTCCAGATCGAGTCTGCATATCTTCATGTACTGGAGTGGTACTGTTCACTATCAACTTGCCATAAAATGGGATCAGCGATGCTTCGTGTACTCTTCACCGTGAACCGATGCAAATGCAACGACTTCGTCTCCTATCGTCACGTCAAATTTTATGCCCACAGCCCAACCATGCATGTGTGCTTCGTCAAATTTTGCCGGCGAATGTGCAAATTTAAGTGTTGTTTAACTGAtgtatatagagagagagggagagaaaaaataGTCTGTAATCTCAGGATTACATACCCTGGCTTGATCCATGATTAATCATGTtataactaaaatatatattattttctaatatatatatatatatatatatatatatatatctctttagaagtgaaatatatatttttctgaaatgtgtatactattttttaaaatatatattacttCTTAAACACTATTAGATGGGAATATGTACGACAGGGAGTATAGAAAAAActtactatatatatacatctttTGTCGTCTCCCAGTAATTAGGAGAGCAACAATGGCCGATTAATTAGTTGACAAGAGGATACGGAGAATCTCGGTACCTGGCGTTTTGGAAAGCGCCACCGGTACTTGTTAATAATACATGAGATGCAGCGAAGCAAATCGTGATCGCATTCGATCTCCAACCCATAAAGAAACGCACGCAAGTAGGCAACTGCCTCCTGTTCTGCCATTCTCTAAACACAAGTGGGCAGGGTTGATATTACCGATAGCCCAATGGTTACTGAGCTTCACCGGCTACCGAAAATTCACGATAACTGTGATAATcgtttgaaatttgaataaaatttggataaaatttgtttgataaaatttaaaatttaaaaaaaaatcgtgaaatTGAGCtcaccgagcgattttctcgaatttttcgtattatcggtaaccgctttggttttctcgattttcaatgaagttcaaaaaaaacctaaaaaatagagaaattaataaaactctaaataaagtgaaatcaattttaaagatcctcttaagatacgttctacaccagaaaaatatgtgtttacatgttaagctttttcgtaacatgagttaataactaagCCGCACGGTTcaactttttttcatttttttcaaacttcctccttatagaatatgatgcaaacgacattatttttgaattttattttcacagaaggttttagaattgtgtctagttttttttataattttttttattttttaaattttttaatttaaatttgattACCATTCGGTTTCTGAAATCGAGCTGGACGGAGACGTCCGGTTATCACGCGTTGACGAATTTTCGAACCCTGCAAGTGGGTTGGGTTGGATTGGACGTCAGGCACCGGCTATGGCCGATCAGTCAGTGACTTCCCAGGTCGGCGCAGCTCCATCATCTGCTTCCTGCTGCAACAATGGCCGGGGTCCTGCTGCTCCGAGGCATAGAACCAGCGAGAGCATATGTCTCGgctcaaatttttatttttagtgaatttaataaaaaaattgaagttacAAAGACTCAATAATTATTACAAAGActccaatttatttttttaggctAGGTCCGTCCTGGTCAGGTGGCCAGCATGCATGCACGATGCATCGAGCCATTGGCTGGTCAGCGAACCCGTTCTGTGCAACGAGAGATTTTCTGGCCATGGCCAGGGCATAAAAAATTGGTCATCAAGTGCACCACGCGCTAGCACGTAGGCCGTCCCCATGCCACACGCTGCAAAGCTAAGTGGCTGCTAATTGCCAATTAGCGCACAGTGGTGTGGTTAGATGTTCGTATCGATGCAGAACAAATTCATTTAACATGATGCATCGCTGTCTTGGGATGCTCTGCTGAGCAGGAAGTTTCTTGGTGATGCAAATCCCTAAAAAGTCAGCTCAGATCTCTCTCTCAAATTTATCTGTTCAAGATGTACTTACTCCTTGGGTTGAGTCTCTAGAAGTGGATAGATTGTCGATACCGGTAGCAAGTTAGCTACTCTGTTCTAATCATGGAGGTTCTTCTCTGATCTCTGTACTATGTGGTTAATGAATTAATATATATGAGTTATCAAAAAAAGAAAGGTAGTGACATTACCAGAAATAAATGGGCAACAAATGATGGACCCAATTCGGCATTCACAAGGCACAAAAGAATACCGAAGAACTAAGACGTTATACCATCACTCAGTTTATCTCTTGGGAAAAGGAATTGTAGCTTCCTTACATGTCTACAGAATGTCAGCGATCAACTGAATTTTTCCTTTGAATACGAAACCTTCTCCTGCaccaatatatttatttatccTCTAGGAATCCATATCCTCTAATATGCACACAAGTGATGAATACTGTTGTCATGTttctagaagaagaaaaaattgaatttcCAGAAGAGGGACAAATCAGGGGAAATGTGATTTTTTTAGGGAATGGCGAAAATGTGAAATAGTAGCACACTACGAAAGCACCATGATGGCCTTGTTCAGATGGGCCAAATCCCTGGTCCATTTACGAGGATCGGCCCAATATTTGGGCCAGTGAAACAATTTGCATTGTTTCTACTTTCAATGGTA contains:
- the LOC133899403 gene encoding protein AUXIN-REGULATED GENE INVOLVED IN ORGAN SIZE-like, with the protein product MAAGAFAPARGHAGFPPPAATAKRPARALSRRGSVRSDGGGDGGGGSYLGAEAAALLACVTATMLVLPLLLPPLPPPPLLFLLVPVAIFAVLLMLVLLPSDARGVAAVGLGVGPSSSSSSYYL